The proteins below are encoded in one region of Hordeum vulgare subsp. vulgare chromosome 3H, MorexV3_pseudomolecules_assembly, whole genome shotgun sequence:
- the LOC123441024 gene encoding protein DETOXIFICATION 40-like codes for MADDAHGPSGRLESILTDSSAPLASRVWAAGAIELGLLTRLAAPAVVMYMINYLMSMSTQIFSGHLGSLELAAASLGNTGVQMFAYGLMLGMGSAVETLCGQAFGAHKYDMLGTYLQRSAVLLCCTGIPLAVIYAFSEPLLVLLGQSPEIARAASIFVYGLIPQIFAYAINFPIQKFMQAQSIVLPSAYISTGTLVLHLLLSWVVVYKAGLGLLGASLVLSLSWWVIVAAQFAYIAVSPTCRETWTGFTCQAFSGLPAFLKLSAASAVMLCLETWYFQILVLIAGLLPNPEVALDSLSVCMTLAGWVFMVSVGFNAAASVRVSNELGAGNPKSAFFSVWVVTALCAAVSVAFAIVILCLRNHISYLFTESEIVSDAVADLCPLLAITLILNGIQPVLSGVAVGCGWQQFVAYVNIGCYYIVGVPLGIVLGFVFNLGVKGIWGGMIGGTTMQTAILLWVTIRTDWNKEVEEAHKRLNKWDDSKKEPLLTAGTDNS; via the exons ATGGCTGACGACGCGCATGGGCCGTCGGGGCGGCTGGAGAGCATCCTGACGGACTCGTCGGCGCCGCTGGCGAGCCGCGTGTGGGCGGCGGGGGCGATCGAGCTCGGGCTGCTGACGCGGctggcggcgccggcggtggtcATGTACATGATCAACTACCTCATGTCCATGTCCACGCAGATCTTCTCCGGCCACCTCGGCAGCCTGGAGCTCGCCGCCGCCTCACTCGGCAACACCGGCGTCCAGATGTTCGCCTACGGCCTCATG CTGGGCATGGGCAGCGCGGTGGAGACCCTCTGCGGACAAGCCTTCGGCGCGCACAAATACGACATGCTCGGAACCTACCTGCAACGCTCGGCCGTCCTCCTCTGCTGCACCGGCATACCTCTCGCCGTGATCTACGCCTTCTCGGAGCCGCTCCTCGTGCTATTAGGACAGTCGCCGGAGATAGCCCGCGCCGCTTCCATCTTCGTCTACGGCCTCATCCCTCAGATCTTCGCGTACGCCATCAACTTCCCGATCCAGAAGTTCATGCAGGCGCAGAGCATCGTCCTGCCCAGCGCTTACATCTCCACCGGCACGCTCGTGCTGCACTTGCTGCTGAGCTGGGTCGTCGTGTACAAGGCCGGGCTCGGCCTGCTCGGCGCCTCGCTGGTGCTGAGCCTGAGCTGGTGGGTCATCGTGGCGGCGCAGTTTGCGTACATCGCCGTGAGCCCGACGTGCCGGGAGACGTGGACCGGGTTCACCTGCCAGGCCTTCTCCGGCTTGCCGGCCTTTCTCAAGCTCTCCGCCGCGTCTGCTGTCATGCTGTGCCTTGAGACATGGTACTTCCAGATCCTGGTGCTCATTGCTGGCTTGCTCCCCAACCCTGAGGTTGCCCTGGATTCCCTCTCTGTGTG TATGACACTCGCTGGTTGGGTGTTCATGGTCTCAGTAGGTTTCAACGCTGCcgcaag TGTAAGAGTGAGTAATGAGCTCGGTGCCGGGAACCCCAAGTCGGCATTTTTCTCGGTGTGGGTCGTGACCGCTCTGTGTGCAGCCGTCTCTGTCGCCTTTGCCATTGTCATCCTCTGCCTACGCAACCACATCAGCTACTTGTTTACAGAGAGTGAAATCGTTTCCGACGCGGTGGCGGATCTCTGCCCTCTTCTTGCCATCACGctcattctcaatggcatacaacCAGTATTGTCAG GTGTTGCTGTTGGATGTGGATGGCAACAGTTTGTTGCTTACGTGAACATTGGTTGTTACTACATCGTAGGTGTACCCCTTGGCATTGTTCTCGGTTTTGTCTTCAACCTCGGCGTAAAG GGCATTTGGGGTGGCATGATTGGAGGAACAACCATGCAGACGGCCATTCTGCTGTGGGTTACCATCAGAACTGATTGGAACAAAGAG GTTGAGGAGGCACATAAAAGATTGAACAagtgggatgatagcaagaaagaGCCCCTACTTACGGCAGGCACGGACAATAGCTAA